A region of Oceanicoccus sp. KOV_DT_Chl DNA encodes the following proteins:
- the npdG gene encoding NADPH-dependent F420 reductase — translation MSDSLAVIAILGGTGDLGTGLARRWAQAGYQVIIGSRTEDKAVAAAADLKAVMQARGIDGVNVRAMENLAAAEAADICAMTVPFAHQTGTLELVKEALKGKILIDVTVPLVPPKVARVQLPEQGSAGQIAQQILGEDVQVVSAFQNVAAHHLQEGQGLSCDVIVCGDKKDARAKVIELVEAAGMRGFHGGSIANSAATEALTSVLIFINKQYGCHAGISITGLDDKA, via the coding sequence ATGAGTGATTCTTTAGCGGTTATTGCAATTTTGGGAGGTACCGGTGATTTAGGTACCGGTTTGGCACGGCGCTGGGCGCAGGCAGGCTATCAAGTCATTATCGGCTCGCGCACTGAAGATAAAGCCGTGGCAGCAGCCGCAGATTTGAAGGCGGTCATGCAGGCGCGTGGCATCGACGGCGTTAATGTGCGGGCGATGGAAAATTTGGCGGCTGCTGAAGCGGCGGACATTTGCGCAATGACGGTGCCCTTTGCGCATCAAACGGGTACCCTCGAATTAGTGAAAGAGGCGCTAAAAGGCAAAATTTTAATTGATGTCACTGTGCCGCTGGTACCGCCCAAGGTCGCGCGGGTGCAACTGCCCGAGCAGGGTTCTGCCGGTCAAATTGCCCAGCAGATTTTAGGTGAGGACGTTCAAGTTGTTTCAGCGTTTCAGAATGTCGCCGCCCATCATTTGCAAGAAGGCCAGGGTCTGAGTTGTGATGTGATCGTCTGCGGTGATAAAAAAGATGCACGCGCTAAAGTGATTGAGTTAGTTGAAGCTGCAGGCATGCGCGGTTTTCATGGCGGCAGCATTGCAAACTCGGCGGCGACAGAGGCATTAACCTCGGTGCTGATTTTTATCAACAAGCAATACGGTTGTCATGCCGGTATCAGTATTACTGGTTTGGATGACAAGGCGTAA